A portion of the Simkania negevensis Z genome contains these proteins:
- a CDS encoding autotransporter-associated beta strand repeat-containing protein, with the protein MSCTLCYGITSTWKGDHTASWDNKKNWSNGIPEKAGDIAIFQANPEFYYVFAENISIGTIQFNSSNPDFTITNYGGGGSYTLTFNNNGNPPVLEVLSGNVGTNGINANIALASPFVLHVTNNATPDFWFFSALPSVSNYTYVINGTGTVVIQDTPAANFEIDSGILNVKFNLSGNQMLNVAINSPGTLNLGSNNSITSLNGSGTITMGSARLTIQGGNFSGSIQGSGGSIRKTSSNTLILTGNNTYSGGTTVEAGVLQGTTTGLIGQISTQTSTSVVFDQTTDGTYSGAISGSGSVTKNGTGKVTFTGNNSYTGGTTINGGTLAGSTTSLKGSFSVANGAALDFDQSADGTYSGGITGAGNLLKNGTGKVTLSDSGTYSYTGGTTVNGGTLAGTTTSLQGAITNNATVTFNQTATGTYLGVMSGSGALFKEGGGTLVLSGANTYSGGTTVTAGTLQGNTTSLQGAITNNAVVTFNQTSDGAYASVMSGSGNLTKIGTAKLTLTGTNTYSGGTTVTAGTLQGNTASLQGPITNNAAVIFNQGGLGTYAGNMSGTGSLTKSGASTLTLSGTNTYSGGTTVSTGVLQGTTSSLQRSIVNNAAVTFNQTFDGTYAGVMSGSGSLTKQGTGKVTLTGANTYSGSTTVSAGTLQGNVESFPGNILNNAVVTFDQASDGTYGDVISGSGSLTKIGAAKLTLTGANTYSGGTTVTAGTLQGNTASLQGPITNNAAVTFDQGGLGTYAGNMSGTGSLTKSGASTLTLSGTNTYSGGTTVSTGVLQGSTTSLQGSIINNAVVTFNQTSDGTYASVMSGSGSLTKIGTAKLTLTGTNTYSGGTTVTAGTLQGNTASLQGPITNNAAVIFNQGGLGTYAGNMSGTGSLTKSGASTLTLSGTNTYSGGTTVSTGVLQGSTTSLQGSIINNAVVTFNQASDGTYAGVMSGSGSLTKQGTGKVTLTGSNTYSGGTTVTAGTLQGNVGSFPGNILNNAVVTFDQASDGTYAGVMSGSGNLTKIGTAKLTLTGANTYSGGTTVTAGTLQGNTASLQGPITNNAAVIFDQGGLGTYAGNMSGTGSLTKSGASTLTLSGTNSYSGGTTVSTGVLQGTTTSLQGSIINNAAVTFNQTSDGTYAGVMSGSGNLTKIGTAKLTLTGTNTYSGGTTITAGTLQGNTASLQGPITNNAAVIFNQGGLGTYAGNMSGTGSLTKSGASTLTLSGTNTYSGGTTVSTGVLQGSTTSLQGSIINNAVVTFNQTSDGTYGDVISGSGSLTKIGTAKLTLTGTNTYSGGTTVTAGTLQGNTASLQGSITNNAAVIFDQGGLGTYAGNMSGTGSLTKEGTGTLTLSGTNTYSGGTTVSVGTLQGTTSSLQGSIINNTAVIFNQTSDGTYAGVMSGSGSFTKQGTGKVILTGANTYGGGTTVTAGTLQGNVGSFPGDILNDAVVVFDQGSDGTYGDVISGSGSLTKIGTAKLTLTGGNTYSGGTTVTAGTLQGDVTSLQGPITNNGVVVFDQSSDGTYAGVMTGSGNLTKIGTAKLTLTGASTYSGGTTVTEGILQGDTGSLQGNIGNNGEVIFDQGSDGTYIGKMSGTGSLTKNGASTLTLSGANIYSGGTTVSAGTLQGTTTSLQGSIVNDSSVIFNQSTDGTYAGIISGGGSLTKLGSGTVILTGANSYSGGTTVIAGTLQCNSGSLSGDTLNNAAVVFNQTSDGTYVGVISGSGSLTKIGTAKLTLTGGNTYSGGTTVSAGTLQGDVTSLQGSMINNAAVIFDQASDGTYAGVMSGSGNLMKIGTAKLTLSGANTYSGGTTVSLGTLQGDTGSLQGNIGNNTTVIFDQGSDGTYTGKMSGTGSLTKEGAGMLTLTGANTYSGGTTVSEGILQGTTTSLQGPVTNDTMVIFNQSTDGTYAGIISGAGSLTKLGSGKVVLTGENTYSGGTTVTAGTLQCNSGSIPGNTLNNAAVVFDQGSDGTYVGVISGSGSLTKIGTAKLTLTGANTYSGGTTVSAGTLQGDVTSLQGSITNNALVIFDQASDGTYVSKISGSGNLTKMGTSKLTLTGENTYSGGTTVTAGTLQGDTGSLQGNIANNAAVIFDQGSDGTYASKMTGSGSLTKKGVGTLILTEANTYSGGTTIEEGTLQGTTTSLQGPIANNTTIVFQQGMVGSYANFISGSGDLIKKGLGVVTLSGDNIYTGKTTVSLGVLNITGSIAGSMTEVQSGAALHVNGEVKSPITTISVGGLLKGSGKLQTVDNSGIVWPGNSIGTLTVVGNYTQNANGRLLNELNSLGDTDLLIVTGTANLAGALTILPHPGVYPAGLEYTFMTYASRNGNLNLTDITSLGFSIVYHPTFAVLTNSNQGVILPVRKSNLKGNAREVADYLFCPNFFPSNPDLYEVMEAIVTVPADQFAEDLVKLSPVQFGALPVIELQNQRMIADVVAENAEKFYWCDPCISNENQDQQCRLNQNKTSVWIAPVGSYYDQGSIGGETEYDSYLPFDTYSVGVGVGANHMFYDSLQVGGALGYMYSNIDWNENRGKGHWNSIYFGPSFGWVISEGFVNLLVLGAYNTYTIDRNIRYTGINRRANSSHHSYDVLARLDGGYKFRVNIGGNIDHFFILPEARLSYLNMFEEGYTESGAGSINLKVDSKYSAYLQPTLLVKFLRDFYTPSVCVTPVIQLGWISNIPLNSGKRTSRFYKQTLCESSFTVKSYHKSTNHFTVGGELVLRTNHDWIIELGYKADLFDNAAIQSGKVKVEKRF; encoded by the coding sequence ATGAGTTGTACTTTATGCTATGGCATAACATCGACTTGGAAGGGAGATCATACTGCTTCTTGGGATAACAAGAAAAATTGGAGTAACGGGATTCCTGAAAAGGCTGGAGATATTGCTATCTTTCAAGCAAATCCCGAATTTTACTATGTTTTTGCTGAAAATATTTCAATTGGCACCATCCAATTTAACTCTTCCAATCCAGACTTTACGATTACTAATTATGGAGGAGGAGGATCCTATACCTTAACATTTAATAACAATGGGAATCCTCCCGTATTAGAAGTTCTATCGGGAAATGTTGGGACAAATGGCATAAATGCGAATATTGCTCTTGCTAGCCCTTTCGTTCTACATGTGACCAACAATGCTACCCCAGATTTCTGGTTCTTTTCAGCTCTTCCTTCAGTTAGTAACTATACCTATGTCATCAATGGTACTGGAACTGTTGTGATTCAGGATACACCTGCAGCGAATTTCGAAATCGATAGTGGCATTCTCAATGTAAAGTTCAACCTGAGCGGCAATCAGATGTTGAATGTTGCTATTAACTCGCCAGGAACACTCAACCTTGGGTCGAATAATTCTATCACTTCATTAAATGGTTCCGGCACGATAACAATGGGAAGTGCGAGACTTACTATTCAAGGTGGAAATTTTTCTGGATCTATTCAAGGATCTGGTGGATCAATTAGAAAAACCTCATCAAATACCCTCATTCTCACTGGAAATAATACCTATAGCGGTGGAACAACAGTTGAAGCAGGAGTTCTACAAGGAACTACAACAGGATTAATAGGACAAATCAGTACCCAAACTTCTACATCTGTAGTGTTTGATCAAACAACAGATGGGACTTATTCTGGTGCCATATCTGGATCTGGATCCGTCACCAAAAATGGGACAGGAAAAGTGACCTTCACAGGAAATAATTCCTACACCGGCGGAACAACGATAAATGGAGGAACACTTGCAGGGTCAACAACAAGTTTGAAAGGAAGCTTCTCAGTTGCCAACGGAGCAGCGCTTGACTTTGACCAAAGCGCAGATGGAACGTATTCTGGAGGTATTACAGGTGCTGGAAATTTGCTGAAAAATGGAACTGGTAAAGTCACACTTTCAGATTCAGGAACCTATTCATATACAGGAGGAACAACGGTAAACGGAGGAACACTTGCCGGAACAACAACAAGTTTGCAGGGTGCAATCACAAATAATGCTACTGTGACTTTTAATCAGACTGCAACGGGTACTTATCTAGGTGTGATGTCAGGAAGTGGAGCTTTATTCAAAGAAGGAGGTGGAACTCTGGTTCTATCTGGGGCTAACACCTATAGTGGAGGAACGACAGTTACAGCCGGAACGCTTCAAGGGAATACAACAAGTTTACAGGGTGCGATCACAAACAATGCTGTGGTTACCTTTAATCAAACCTCAGATGGGGCATATGCAAGTGTGATGTCAGGAAGTGGAAATTTGACAAAGATTGGAACAGCAAAACTCACACTGACAGGAACAAACACCTATAGTGGAGGAACGACAGTTACAGCCGGAACGCTGCAAGGAAATACAGCAAGTTTACAAGGGCCAATTACAAATAATGCAGCAGTGATATTCAACCAAGGAGGTCTAGGAACATATGCAGGCAACATGTCTGGGACAGGAAGTCTAACGAAAAGTGGGGCAAGCACATTAACTCTATCTGGAACAAACACATACAGTGGAGGCACAACCGTTTCAACTGGAGTACTTCAAGGAACAACAAGCAGCCTGCAACGATCGATCGTCAACAATGCGGCGGTTACCTTTAATCAAACCTTTGATGGGACGTATGCAGGAGTGATGTCAGGTAGCGGTAGCTTAACGAAACAGGGGACAGGAAAAGTCACTCTGACAGGAGCAAATACCTACAGTGGAAGCACGACTGTTTCAGCTGGAACGTTGCAAGGGAATGTGGAAAGTTTTCCAGGGAATATTCTAAACAATGCAGTCGTTACCTTTGATCAAGCCTCAGATGGAACATACGGAGACGTTATATCAGGAAGTGGAAGCTTGACGAAGATCGGGGCTGCAAAGCTCACACTGACAGGAGCAAACACCTATAGTGGAGGAACAACCGTCACAGCTGGAACGCTGCAAGGAAATACAGCAAGTTTACAAGGGCCAATTACAAATAATGCAGCAGTGACATTCGATCAAGGGGGTCTAGGAACATATGCAGGCAACATGTCTGGGACAGGAAGTCTAACGAAAAGCGGAGCAAGCACATTAACTCTATCTGGAACAAACACGTACAGTGGAGGCACAACCGTTTCAACTGGAGTACTTCAAGGAAGTACAACAAGCCTGCAAGGATCAATCATCAACAATGCAGTAGTTACCTTTAATCAAACCTCAGATGGGACATATGCAAGTGTGATGTCAGGCAGTGGAAGTTTGACAAAGATTGGAACAGCAAAACTCACACTGACAGGAACAAACACCTATAGTGGAGGAACGACAGTTACAGCTGGAACGCTGCAAGGAAATACAGCAAGTTTACAAGGGCCAATTACAAATAATGCAGCAGTGATATTCAACCAAGGAGGTCTAGGAACATATGCAGGCAACATGTCTGGGACAGGAAGTCTAACGAAAAGTGGAGCAAGCACATTAACTCTATCTGGAACAAACACGTACAGTGGAGGCACAACCGTTTCAACTGGAGTACTTCAAGGAAGTACAACAAGCCTGCAAGGATCAATCATCAACAATGCAGTAGTTACCTTTAATCAAGCCTCAGATGGGACGTATGCAGGAGTGATGTCAGGCAGCGGTAGCTTAACGAAACAGGGGACAGGAAAAGTCACTCTGACAGGATCAAATACCTACAGTGGAGGCACGACAGTTACAGCCGGAACGTTGCAAGGGAATGTGGGAAGTTTTCCTGGGAATATTCTAAACAATGCAGTTGTTACCTTTGATCAAGCCTCAGATGGGACGTATGCAGGAGTGATGTCAGGAAGTGGAAATTTGACAAAGATTGGAACAGCAAAGCTCACACTGACAGGAGCAAACACCTATAGTGGAGGAACAACCGTCACAGCCGGAACGCTGCAAGGAAATACAGCAAGTTTACAAGGGCCAATTACAAATAATGCCGCGGTGATATTCGATCAAGGAGGTCTAGGAACATATGCAGGCAACATGTCTGGGACAGGAAGTCTAACGAAAAGTGGAGCAAGCACATTAACTCTATCTGGAACAAATTCGTACAGTGGAGGCACAACTGTTTCAACTGGAGTGCTTCAAGGAACAACAACAAGCCTGCAAGGATCAATCATCAACAATGCAGCAGTTACCTTTAATCAAACCTCAGATGGGACGTATGCAGGAGTGATGTCAGGAAGTGGAAATTTGACAAAGATTGGAACAGCAAAACTCACACTGACAGGAACAAACACCTATAGTGGAGGAACAACCATCACAGCTGGAACGCTGCAAGGAAATACGGCAAGTTTACAAGGGCCAATTACAAATAATGCCGCGGTGATATTCAACCAAGGAGGTCTAGGAACATATGCAGGCAACATGTCTGGGACAGGAAGTCTAACGAAAAGCGGAGCAAGCACATTAACTCTATCTGGAACAAACACGTACAGTGGAGGCACAACCGTTTCAACTGGAGTACTTCAAGGAAGTACAACAAGCCTGCAAGGATCAATCATCAACAATGCAGTAGTTACCTTTAATCAAACCTCAGATGGAACATATGGAGATGTCATATCAGGAAGTGGAAGTTTGACAAAGATTGGAACAGCAAAACTCACACTGACAGGAACAAACACCTATAGTGGAGGAACGACAGTTACAGCTGGAACGCTGCAAGGAAATACAGCAAGTTTACAAGGGTCGATTACAAATAATGCAGCAGTGATATTCGATCAAGGGGGTCTAGGAACATATGCAGGCAACATGTCTGGGACAGGAAGTCTTACAAAAGAAGGAACAGGAACTCTTACTCTTTCCGGAACAAACACGTACAGTGGAGGCACAACAGTTAGTGTAGGAACGCTTCAGGGAACGACAAGTAGCTTGCAAGGATCAATCATCAATAATACCGCAGTTATCTTTAATCAAACCTCAGATGGAACGTATGCTGGTGTGATGTCAGGCAGCGGCAGCTTCACCAAACAGGGAACAGGAAAAGTCATCCTGACAGGGGCAAACACCTATGGTGGGGGCACAACCGTTACAGCTGGAACGCTGCAAGGGAATGTGGGAAGTTTTCCAGGAGATATTTTGAACGATGCAGTGGTTGTCTTTGATCAAGGCTCAGATGGGACGTATGGAGATGTGATATCAGGCAGTGGAAGCTTGACGAAGATCGGAACTGCAAAGCTCACGCTGACAGGAGGAAACACCTACAGCGGAGGCACGACAGTTACAGCCGGAACGCTTCAAGGAGATGTGACAAGTTTACAAGGTCCGATCACGAACAATGGAGTAGTTGTTTTTGATCAAAGCTCAGATGGGACGTATGCAGGAGTGATGACAGGAAGTGGGAATTTGACGAAAATCGGAACTGCGAAGCTCACGCTGACAGGAGCAAGCACGTATAGTGGAGGGACAACGGTTACAGAAGGAATTCTTCAAGGTGATACGGGAAGTCTTCAAGGAAATATCGGAAATAATGGTGAAGTGATCTTTGATCAAGGCTCAGATGGAACATATATAGGTAAGATGTCTGGGACCGGAAGTCTAACGAAAAATGGAGCAAGCACATTAACTCTGTCTGGCGCAAACATCTATAGTGGAGGTACGACTGTTTCAGCTGGAACGTTGCAGGGAACTACCACGAGCCTGCAAGGATCAATAGTCAATGATAGCTCAGTGATCTTTAATCAATCTACTGATGGAACGTATGCTGGGATCATATCAGGAGGTGGAAGCTTAACTAAACTAGGCTCTGGTACAGTTATTTTAACAGGAGCAAATTCATATAGTGGAGGGACAACTGTTATAGCAGGAACTCTTCAATGCAATAGTGGAAGTTTATCTGGCGATACCCTAAACAATGCAGCAGTTGTCTTTAATCAAACCTCAGATGGAACGTATGTAGGCGTGATATCAGGCAGCGGAAGTTTAACCAAGATCGGGACTGCGAAGCTCACACTGACAGGAGGAAACACCTACAGTGGAGGCACAACTGTTTCAGCCGGAACGCTGCAAGGAGATGTGACAAGTTTACAAGGGTCGATGATAAACAATGCCGCAGTGATCTTTGATCAAGCTTCAGATGGAACGTATGCAGGGGTGATGTCAGGAAGTGGGAATTTGATGAAAATAGGGACTGCAAAGCTTACGCTTTCCGGAGCGAACACCTATAGTGGAGGAACGACAGTTAGTCTAGGAACCCTTCAAGGGGATACAGGAAGTCTTCAAGGAAACATCGGAAATAATACCACAGTGATCTTTGATCAAGGCTCAGATGGAACCTATACAGGCAAGATGTCTGGGACAGGAAGTCTTACAAAAGAAGGAGCAGGGATGCTCACACTAACAGGAGCGAATACGTATAGCGGAGGAACAACAGTTAGTGAAGGAATCCTTCAAGGAACAACAACAAGCCTGCAAGGACCTGTCACAAATGATACGATGGTCATTTTTAACCAATCTACTGATGGAACGTATGCTGGGATCATATCAGGAGCTGGAAGTTTAACTAAACTGGGTTCTGGCAAAGTTGTTCTGACAGGAGAGAACACCTACAGTGGAGGAACAACTGTTACGGCAGGAACTCTTCAATGCAATAGTGGAAGTATACCTGGCAATACTCTAAACAATGCAGCAGTTGTCTTTGATCAAGGCTCAGATGGAACGTATGTAGGCGTGATATCAGGAAGTGGAAGCTTAACGAAGATCGGGACTGCGAAGCTCACGTTGACAGGAGCAAATACCTACAGTGGAGGCACAACTGTTTCAGCCGGAACGCTGCAAGGAGATGTGACAAGTTTACAAGGGTCGATTACAAACAATGCCCTAGTGATCTTTGATCAAGCTTCAGATGGGACGTATGTAAGTAAGATATCAGGAAGTGGGAATTTGACAAAGATGGGGACATCCAAATTAACTCTGACAGGAGAGAACACCTATAGTGGAGGAACGACAGTTACAGCCGGAACGCTGCAAGGAGATACGGGAAGTCTTCAAGGAAACATCGCAAACAATGCCGCAGTGATCTTTGATCAAGGATCAGATGGGACGTATGCAAGTAAGATGACAGGCAGTGGAAGTCTGACTAAGAAAGGGGTTGGGACATTAATTTTAACTGAAGCGAATACTTATAGCGGTGGAACGACCATCGAAGAAGGAACTCTTCAAGGAACGACAACAAGCCTGCAGGGCCCAATCGCTAACAATACGACAATTGTCTTTCAGCAAGGGATGGTCGGTTCCTATGCAAATTTCATCAGTGGTTCAGGAGACCTCATCAAAAAAGGATTAGGAGTCGTTACCTTAAGTGGAGATAACATCTACACAGGAAAAACAACTGTCAGTTTGGGGGTTTTGAATATCACCGGAAGCATCGCAGGAAGTATGACCGAAGTTCAGAGCGGTGCAGCTCTACATGTGAATGGTGAGGTGAAGAGTCCTATTACGACCATTTCAGTAGGAGGGCTTCTCAAAGGATCAGGAAAACTGCAAACGGTTGACAATTCAGGAATTGTTTGGCCTGGTAACTCTATTGGGACTTTAACAGTTGTTGGAAACTATACTCAAAATGCTAACGGTCGCTTACTGAATGAACTCAACTCATTGGGTGATACAGACTTGTTAATTGTGACGGGAACTGCAAACCTAGCGGGAGCATTAACGATTCTTCCACATCCAGGGGTTTATCCTGCAGGGCTGGAATACACTTTCATGACCTATGCTTCAAGAAATGGCAATTTAAATTTAACAGATATCACCTCTTTAGGATTTTCCATCGTCTATCATCCGACTTTTGCGGTTCTCACAAATTCAAATCAAGGAGTCATCCTTCCAGTCCGAAAGAGTAATCTCAAGGGAAACGCCCGTGAAGTTGCAGACTATTTATTTTGCCCGAACTTTTTTCCGTCTAATCCAGACTTATATGAGGTCATGGAAGCGATTGTGACGGTTCCAGCAGATCAGTTTGCTGAAGATCTTGTGAAACTCAGTCCTGTTCAGTTTGGAGCACTTCCTGTGATCGAGCTTCAAAATCAGCGCATGATTGCGGATGTGGTAGCAGAAAATGCTGAAAAATTCTACTGGTGCGATCCTTGTATCTCGAATGAAAATCAAGATCAGCAATGCCGATTAAATCAAAATAAAACCTCAGTTTGGATTGCTCCTGTTGGAAGTTATTATGATCAAGGCTCAATTGGTGGTGAAACCGAGTATGATTCTTACCTTCCCTTTGATACTTATTCTGTTGGAGTAGGAGTGGGAGCGAATCATATGTTTTATGACTCTCTCCAAGTTGGAGGAGCCTTGGGGTACATGTATTCCAATATCGATTGGAATGAAAATAGAGGAAAAGGGCACTGGAACTCGATTTATTTCGGGCCTTCATTTGGATGGGTCATCTCAGAGGGATTCGTGAATCTATTGGTATTGGGGGCATATAACACCTACACGATCGATCGAAACATTCGTTACACAGGAATCAATCGAAGAGCGAATAGTAGTCACCATAGTTACGATGTATTAGCAAGACTCGATGGAGGGTATAAATTTCGAGTCAATATCGGAGGAAACATCGATCACTTTTTTATCCTTCCTGAAGCACGCTTGAGTTATTTGAATATGTTTGAGGAAGGGTATACCGAATCTGGAGCTGGTAGTATCAACCTCAAAGTGGATAGCAAGTATTCCGCCTACTTGCAACCCACCCTTTTGGTGAAGTTTCTTAGAGATTTTTATACTCCCTCAGTTTGTGTAACACCAGTCATTCAGTTAGGTTGGATTTCGAATATTCCACTCAACTCAGGAAAACGAACTTCTCGATTTTACAAACAAACCCTTTGTGAGTCTTCTTTCACTGTGAAAAGCTACCATAAGTCAACGAATCACTTCACCGTTGGTGGAGAACTGGTTTTGAGAACAAATCATGATTGGATCATTGAGCTTGGGTACAAAGCCGACCTTTTCGATAATGCTGCGATCCAAAGCGGTAAAGTCAAGGTTGAAAAGAGGTTCTAA
- a CDS encoding S9 family peptidase produces MLNAQMISREELFNPVKILSVKISPSGHHFCEVRCDQKGTMNLFLEDGKALTHFTDPEIKRFYWSNDSTKIVFLKDVGGTRNFHIWIVDINTKELKNCTEERELVLGNIYGVSSTQSRAVVGIAGENPLYHDVYSLDLNTGSLEKIYTNSRFARIWLDDNLDIALKAEVHKNGAMTLVHANDEVLLNLSPDDSFHTTPVAIHGSCCTFLDTRTSDTTSLKTLDLKTGEEQILAHDPKSDIGGLIFEGNRLVAYSTCYTKTTWHAFDPKVKSDLDFLSQRISTEFELLSQSADHNIWIVRSTSPLNGVRIFRFKRSDQTLTLLSQSPKIEGLVDMKPLVIPSRDGLNLVCYLTLPKHQKGPVPLILFPHGGPFQARDSFGFNAYHQWLASRGYAVLSVNFRLSSGFGKSFVTAGNGEWGGKAQDDLIDAANWCIKEKIADPEKIALFGGSYGGYAALAGLAFTPDYFACCVAACAPSNLKTVMQKVPLYWESSASPLSDEGVFFTKGAFVTSMGGDPDHEEESKHLELRSPLNHIDNIKRPFLLIHGDNDPIVAKSESDQIFEAMKQKGLPPTYLSFPDEGHGVRKFHNLMIELATCEKFFAETLGGTYEPPSEEDLKHSQFKLVK; encoded by the coding sequence ATGTTAAACGCTCAAATGATCTCAAGAGAAGAGCTTTTTAATCCTGTCAAAATTCTATCGGTTAAAATCAGTCCGAGCGGTCACCATTTTTGTGAAGTGCGCTGTGATCAGAAAGGAACGATGAACCTCTTTCTCGAGGACGGAAAGGCTCTTACGCACTTTACTGATCCCGAAATCAAACGGTTTTATTGGTCAAACGATAGCACAAAAATCGTCTTTCTCAAAGATGTCGGAGGGACTCGCAACTTTCACATTTGGATTGTCGATATCAATACAAAAGAGCTCAAAAATTGCACTGAAGAGAGGGAGTTAGTTTTAGGAAACATTTATGGAGTCAGCTCGACTCAAAGCCGAGCAGTTGTGGGAATTGCTGGAGAAAATCCTCTCTATCATGATGTCTATTCTCTTGATCTCAATACAGGCTCCCTTGAAAAGATTTACACAAATTCACGTTTTGCCCGTATCTGGTTAGACGATAATTTAGATATTGCTCTCAAAGCTGAAGTCCATAAAAACGGCGCAATGACTCTTGTACATGCCAATGATGAAGTCTTGCTTAATCTTTCACCTGACGATAGCTTTCACACCACTCCAGTGGCTATTCATGGATCATGTTGCACCTTTTTAGACACACGCACATCTGACACGACTTCCCTAAAGACCCTCGATCTTAAGACAGGAGAAGAGCAGATCCTAGCACATGATCCCAAAAGTGATATTGGGGGACTCATTTTTGAAGGAAATCGACTTGTTGCCTATTCGACCTGCTACACGAAAACGACCTGGCATGCCTTCGATCCCAAAGTCAAAAGTGATTTAGACTTTTTGTCACAGCGCATCTCAACCGAATTTGAGCTTCTCAGCCAATCAGCAGATCATAATATTTGGATCGTGCGGAGTACTAGCCCTTTAAATGGAGTGCGGATCTTCCGCTTTAAGCGTAGCGATCAGACGCTTACATTGCTTTCTCAGTCACCTAAAATTGAAGGTCTTGTGGACATGAAACCCCTTGTGATTCCGTCACGAGATGGACTCAATCTCGTTTGCTATTTGACTCTGCCCAAACATCAAAAAGGTCCTGTTCCCCTCATTTTATTTCCTCATGGAGGCCCATTTCAAGCGCGTGATTCTTTCGGCTTTAACGCCTACCATCAGTGGCTTGCTAGTCGAGGCTATGCTGTTCTCAGTGTGAACTTCCGCCTTTCATCGGGATTTGGCAAGTCCTTCGTGACAGCTGGAAATGGAGAGTGGGGAGGAAAAGCTCAAGACGATCTCATCGACGCTGCCAATTGGTGCATTAAGGAAAAAATCGCCGATCCAGAAAAAATCGCTCTTTTCGGAGGAAGTTATGGTGGGTACGCAGCCCTTGCAGGTCTCGCGTTTACCCCAGACTACTTTGCTTGCTGCGTTGCCGCTTGCGCTCCATCCAATCTCAAAACTGTCATGCAAAAAGTTCCCCTCTATTGGGAGTCTTCCGCGTCACCGTTATCTGATGAAGGGGTTTTCTTCACAAAAGGAGCGTTTGTGACAAGTATGGGAGGCGATCCTGACCATGAAGAAGAATCAAAACATCTCGAGCTACGTTCACCTCTTAACCATATCGATAACATCAAAAGACCTTTTTTACTCATCCATGGGGATAATGACCCTATCGTTGCAAAGTCTGAATCAGACCAGATTTTCGAAGCGATGAAACAAAAAGGGTTGCCACCAACCTACCTCTCATTTCCCGATGAAGGACACGGGGTGCGCAAGTTTCATAATTTGATGATTGAGCTTGCCACTTGTGAAAAGTTTTTTGCTGAAACCCTAGGAGGGACCTACGAACCTCCTTCAGAAGAAGATCTAAAACATTCGCAGTTCAAATTAGTAAAATAG
- a CDS encoding GNAT family N-acetyltransferase — MSVFETKRLHLRHLKTSDRESLYQLLSDPKVMHYYPHPLNLEETEEWIERSKHSVQEKGHSFFACIHKQSGDFAGICGLIPPGNNPGTSEVEVGCLFHRRYWGLGLAREATFGCIDYGFFHFGYEKLVATIDPENHASIRLAERSGFVFESKIHRFDKTMLLYSITKEVWEDHAYSRAG; from the coding sequence ATGAGCGTTTTCGAGACAAAACGACTACATTTGCGTCATCTGAAGACTAGTGATCGAGAGAGCCTTTATCAGCTCCTTTCAGATCCAAAAGTGATGCATTATTACCCGCATCCATTGAATCTAGAAGAAACAGAAGAGTGGATTGAGCGCTCGAAACACAGTGTTCAAGAAAAAGGGCATTCCTTTTTTGCCTGTATCCACAAACAATCTGGTGATTTTGCTGGAATCTGTGGTCTGATTCCTCCAGGAAATAATCCGGGAACATCGGAAGTCGAAGTCGGGTGTCTTTTTCATAGGCGGTATTGGGGGCTAGGGCTTGCAAGGGAAGCAACATTTGGCTGCATCGATTATGGGTTTTTCCATTTCGGTTATGAAAAGCTCGTTGCAACAATCGATCCTGAAAATCATGCCTCTATTCGTTTAGCAGAGAGAAGTGGTTTTGTGTTCGAGTCAAAAATTCATCGATTCGACAAGACCATGCTACTGTATTCGATTACAAAAGAAGTTTGGGAAGACCATGCCTACTCACGCGCTGGATAA